One genomic segment of Aythya fuligula isolate bAytFul2 chromosome 5, bAytFul2.pri, whole genome shotgun sequence includes these proteins:
- the PPP1R13B gene encoding apoptosis-stimulating of p53 protein 1 isoform X1 codes for MMPMILTVFLSNNEQILTEVPITPETTCRDVVEFCKEPGEGSCHLAEVWRGNERPIPFDHMMYDHLQKWGPRREEVKFFLRHEESPAESNEQSGRQAQNQRNGINIPVEKRTENGVGNPRVELTLSELQDMAARQQQQIENQQQMLVAKEQRLRYLKQQERRQQQSVSESEKLQKLKERVETQETKLKKIRAMRGQVDYSKIMNGNLSTEIEHISAMFQEKQQELQAAVLKVDQLTQQLEDLRKGKLNGFQSYNGQVTGPAAVELKKLYQELQIRNRLNQEQNSKLQQQKELLNKRNMEVAMMDKRINELRERLYKKKVEARQKENIPLNRINGTSSPQSSLSASGRVAAVGPYIQVPSAGTYAVPVDPVKPQSLTIASSSTHGRSKSETDWGCVKKSPDTWKVSDLDIIADPILSPPTSLQSAVHNVIRLAPTLFDTQHSNDGNWPLLKQSSAPVVKPPQISNTDWKESSMDTALKQGTISSQPLPTSVLGSTDKLGLDLGKVPPTIPGVSKQLPQNYGTYPSPVPLGTGSTNSLERRKDGSLPRPGTSITNRQRPVPLPPPSNVHQPSSSQQIQQRISVPPSPTYQPSGPPLFPGGDGRPELPLTVAIRPFLADKGSRPQSPRKGPQTVNSSSIYSMYLQQATPPKNYQQAVYNTLNKSVKAVYGKPVLQSGSTSPSPLPFLHGSLPAQTPSQPQSQPQTEVSEKDQELENAPPPSENSNVENIPRPLSPTKLTPIVHSPLRYQSDADLEALRRKLANAPRPLKKRSSITEPEGPSGPNIQKLLYQRFNTLAGGIESAPFYQPSNPQDFIGILADVDNGNASTNGNIEEPISVQPIVPVPDEPPPPSSDANDNELPSPATEELISTETTNQTPETTEDNNNNVAIVPSTEESSSPTPEVSSPVEDEVPLQPALPPPVPPTKRTNLKKPNSERTGHGLRVKFNPLALLLDASLEGEFDLVQRIIYEVDDPSKPNDEGITPLHNAVCAGHHHIVKFLLDFGVNVNAADSDGWTPLHCAASCNSVHLCKLLVESGAAIFASTISDIETAADKCEEMEEGYIQCSQFLYGVQEKLGVMNKGVVYALWDYEAQNNDELSFHEGDAITILRRKDDNETEWWWARLNDKEGYVPKNLLGLYPRIKPRQRTLA; via the exons GTTGGGAATCCACGTGTTGAGCTCACTCTCTCTGAACTTCAAGACATGGCAGCCCGACAACAGCAGCAGATTGAAAATCAGCAGCAAATGTTGGTTGCTAAG gaACAACGTTTGCGTTACCTGAAGCAGCAAGAACGTCGTCAGCAGCAGTCTGTTTCAGAGAGTGAAAAGCTTCAAAAACTTAAAGAACGTGTTGAAACCCAGGAGACAAAGTTGAAAAAAATCCGTGCCATGAGAGGACAAGTGGATTATAGCAAGATCATGAATGGCAATCTGT CAACTGAAATTGAGCATATAAGTGCCATGttccaggagaagcagcaggagctaCAGGCTGCAGTATTAAAAGTGGATCAACTTACTCAGCAACTGGAAGACTTACGGAAGGGGAAGCTGAATGGGTTTCAGTCTTACAATGGACAAGTAACAGGACCTGCAGcagtagaattaaaaaaattgtatcAGGAGCTACAG attCGGAACAGGCTTAATCAGGAGCAGAACTCCaagcttcagcagcagaaagaactGTTAAACAAACGTAATATGGAGGTGGCCATGATGGACAAGCGAATCAATGAGCTGCGTGAACGACTATACAAGAAAAAAGTTGAGGCAcgtcaaaaagaaaacattcct TTGAATCGTATTAATGGAACTTCATCACCCCAATCATCTTTGAGTGCTTCAGGACGGGTGGCAGCTGTAGGACCTTACATCCAAGTTCCAAGTGCTGGCACTTACGCTGTACCAGTAGATCCAGTTAAACCACAGTCTCTCACCATTGCTTCTAGCTCAACACACGGGAGATCAAAATCTG AAACAGACTGGGGGTGTGTGAAAAAATCTCCAGACACCTGGAAGGTTTCTGATTTAGACATAATAGCGGATCCTATTCTGTCACCTCCCACTTCTCTTCAGTCTGCTGTTCACAATGTCATCCGTCTGGCACCTACTCTATTTGACACCCAGCACT CTAATGATGGAAATTGGCCATTACTtaagcagagctcagcccctgTGGTAAAACCCCCTCAGATCTCCAACACAGACTGGAAAGAATCGAGCATGGACACTGCTTTAAAACAAGGAACTATATCCAGCCAACCTTTGCCAACTTCAGTATTAGGAAGTACTGATAAGCTG GGCCTTGACCTGGGGAAAGTGCCACCAACAATTCCTGGTGTAAGCAAGCAGTTACCTCAAAACTATGGGACCTATCCAAGCCCGGTTCCCTTAGGAACAGGTTCTACAAATTCTctagaaagaaggaaggatggaAGCCTGCCCAGACCCGGAACGAGTATAACAAATCGGCAAAGACCTGTTCCACTCCCGCCGCCAAGCAACGTGCATCAACCCAGCTCTTCACAGCAGATTCAGCAGCGGATTTCTGTACCTCCCAGCCCCACGTATCAGCCTTCTGGCCCCCCCTTGTTCCCAGGAGGAGATGGCAGGCCAGAACTGCCTTTAACTGTGGCCATCAGACCTTTTCTAGCTGATAAAGGATCAAGACCTCAGTCTCCCAGAAAAGGGCCACAGACAGTGAACTCCAGTTCCATCTACTCAATGTATCTTCAACAAGCAACACCACCAAAGAATTATCAGCAAGCTGTATATAATACCTTAAATAAGTCAGTAAAAGCAG tttatgGAAAGCCTGTCTTACAATCTGGTTCAACTTCACCCTCGCCGCTGCCATTCCTTCATGGTTCTTTGCCTGCCCAGACTCCTTCACAGCCACAATCTCAGCCTCAGACTGAGGTCTCTGAAAAAGATCAAGAGCTGGAAAACGCTCCACCACCCAGTGAAAACAGCAACGTGGAAAACATTCCTCGTCCTCTCAGTCCTACAAAGCTCACACCTATCGTGCACTCACCCCTGCGATATCAAAGCGATGCTGACCTGGAAGCTCTGAGGAGAAAATTGGCCAATGCTCCTCGGCCGCTAAAGAAGCGTAGTTCTATCACAGAACCAGAAGGCCCAAGTGGACCAAATATACAAAAATTGTTGTATCAGCGCTTTAATACTCTTGCTGGAGGAATAGAAAGTGCTCCTTTCTATCAGCCAAGCAATCCCCAGGACTTCATAGGCATCTTAGCAGATGTTGATAACGGTAACGCCAGTACCAATGGCAATATTGAGGAACCCATCTCCGTGCAACCTATAGTTCCTGTTCCTGATGAGCCACCCCCTCCTTCATCAGATGCCAACGATAATGAATTACCTTCTCCTGCTACTGAGGAACTGATCAGCACTGAAACCACAAATCAAACACCTGAGACAACtgaagacaacaacaacaatgttGCTATAGTTCCTTCTACTGAAGAGTCGTCCAGTCCCACACCTGAGGTCAGTTCTCCAGTAGAAGATGAAGTTCCTTTGCaacctgctcttcctcctccagttCCTCCA ACCAAACGTACCAACCTGAAGAAACCTAACTCGGAAAGAACAGGCCATGGTTTGCGGGTGAAGTTCAATCCATTGGCTCTTCTCCTAGATGCTTCCTTGGAGGGAGAATTTGATCTTGTACAAAGAATCATATACGAG GTTGATGATCCCAGCAAGCCCAATGATGAAGGAATTACACCTTTGCATAACGCAGTGTGTGCTGGCCATCACCACATTGTGAAGTTTCTCCTTGATTTTGGGGTAAACGTAAATGCAGCAGATAGCGATGGGTG GACACCTTTGCATTGTGCTGCTTCTTGCAATAGTGTTCATCTGTGTAAACTACTGGTTGAATCAGGGGCAGCTATTTTTGCTTCAACTATAAGTGATATCGAAACTGCTGCAGATAAGTGTGAAGAGATGGAAGAAGGTTACATTCAGTGTTCCCAGTTCTTGTACG GAGTGCAGGAAAAGTTGGGAGTGATGAATAAAGGAGTGGTGTACGCTCTGTGGGATTACGAAGCCCAGAATAATGATGAGTTGTCATTCCACGAGGGCGATGCCATTACTATTCTGCGACGCAAGGATGACAATGAAACGGAGTGGTGGTGGGCCCGCCTCAATGATAAAGAAGGCTATGTGCCTAAAAATCTTCTTGGG ttatATCCACGAATAAAACCTAGACAGCGAACCCTTGCTTGA